A stretch of DNA from Macrotis lagotis isolate mMagLag1 chromosome X, bilby.v1.9.chrom.fasta, whole genome shotgun sequence:
NNNNNNNNNNNNNNNNNNNNNNNNNNNNNNNNNNNNNNNNNNNNNNNNNNNNNNNNNNNNNNNNNNNNNNNNNNNNNNNNNNNNNNNNNNNNNNNNNNNNNNNNNNNNNNNNNNNNNNNNNNNNNNNNNNNNNNNNNNNNNNNNNNNNNNNNNNNNNNNNNNNNNNNNNNNNNNNNNNNNNNNNNNNNNNNNNNNNNNNNNNNNNNNNNNNNNNNNNNNNNNNNNNNNNNNNNNNNNNNNNNNNNNNNNNNNNNNNNNNNNNNNNNNNNNNNNNNNNNNNNNNNNNNNNNNNNNNNNNNNNNNNNNNNNNNNNNNNNNNNNNNNNNNNNNNNNNNNNNNNNNNNNNNNNNNNNNNNNNNNNNNNNNNNNNNNNNNNNNNNNNNNNNNNNNNNNNNNNNNNNNNNNNNNNNNNNNNNNNNNNNNNNNNNNNNNNNNNNNNNNNNNNNNNNNNNNNNNNNNNNNNNNNNNNNNNNNNNNNNNNNNNNNNNNNNNNNNNNNNNNNNNNNNNNNNNNNNNNNNNNNNNNNNNNNNNNNNNNNNNNNNNNNNNNNNNNNNNNNNNNNNNNNNNNNNNNNNNNNNNNNNNNNNNNNNNNNNNNNNNNNNNNNNNNNNNNNNNNNNNNNNNNTTGCCTCTGCTTCTTCCTGGTACTGTTGATCAGCTTTGGGCTCTGCTCTTGCAATCTATGGTCCCTTCAAGCTCTTACATTCTCCCATTTAAGATTCCTTGCAACTATGTCATCATTTGGTGGTTCCATTACTGCCCCCATACCCAATCTGGACAGAAGATAATATGGCTCCAGTTTGCTTACAGATATCCCATTCAGGACCCCCTTCCCAGATCCCAGGGAATCTCTGCTACTAAGATCCTCTTAGACATGGGGCCCCAGACCTGGACCCCCAAAATCCAAATACTTCCTCTCCTGGTCTGTCTGGAGCTTCATGGGATTGCCTAAAGTCTCTGGGAGACCTGCATAAAAGGGTTGTCCCAGAAAACATATCTGGCCCCACTATCCCAAATCATGTCTATCCCTAATTTAGTTCTTCTTCCCTGTCTATGTCTTTCCCCTACAGCTAACCTCTTCCAGCCCCTGTTGTTGATTCCCAGGGACCAAGGGTTTGCTGTAGGACACCAGATAAGGACACAAGGCTCTGATACCATGACAATCCCCACTTTGAGCCCACCCACTCTGGCTTATCCATTGTGTCATCATTGCTCCCATGGAAGGGATTGAAGGGTCAGGATGAGCTCAGTTAAGCAGAAGAAGGTACCAGTGGGCAGTACATCGCCCCTGGGGACTGAAAACATCTTGAAATGACGTCTTGATGTTATCTAATAATTGACATCTAGGAATAGTCCCCGGACCCAAACCCTTGACCCAAGCAAACACTGAATCTGACATCAGACAAGTCCCTCTTTCTTTCATGTTTCCACTCCTTCTCTCAGGTCCTCCACTGAAGCTAAGAACTCCATGCCCATCACTAAGATCACCAAGACTTCTAAACCCTTGTGGGTTGAATGGGATAGGAAGGCCCAGAAGGAAGGCCTGAGACATGAGGTTTATGCTGTCAATGGCGACTGCTATGTTGGGGAGTGGAAAGACAACAAGAAACACGGTAAGGACCTTCTGATGATTGTCATGAGGCCAGGGACCCAACTGACAAAACCAATGGCCAATGGGGTCATCTTGACTCTGGAGGTACTCTtagacttgtttttgtttttgttttttcaaggcaatggggttaagtggcttgcccgaggccacacagctaggtcattatcaagcatctgaggctgtatttgaactcaggtcctcctgactccaagagctggtactctatccactgcaccacctagctgcccccgctcttaggctttttttttagatttttcaaggcaatggggttaagtgacttgcccaaggccacacggctaggtaattattaaatgtctgaggttggatttgaacccaggtactcctgattccaaggccagtactctatccattgcaccacctagctgccccccccaccccagctcttAGACTTTTAAAACATGCCCATTTTCTCGAGGGTCAGAGGTTCAGGGAAGTCCCTTTTACCATATCCGCAGACTCCAATGATTAAGAGgtctggaggcagaaagactcaagttcaaaactggcctcaagTTTTTCCtagcttgggggcagctaggtcgcacagtggacagagtactggccctggagtcaggaggacttcaggtcaaatctgacctcagatacttaatacttacttagttgtgtgaccttcgacaagtcacttaatcctactgccttgcaaaaaaccaaaaaacagctCTTCTAGAAAAGGcagtctttgtattctcagcatcaAACACAGTGCCCTGCTTGCATtcagtggatgcttaataaatgcctgtcaattaattttattttttctggcaCACAAAGCCCCTCTCACATACATATCAACTAGAGTATGGGCCCCAATTTGGCAATCATGAATCCTTATAACTAGCTTTTATGTTTCACATGGATTTCTAACAGGTAAAGGAGGAagcttcctacctgtgtgaccttgggtaagtcgtgtaacttccctgggcctcagtttcctcatttgtaaaataagggagttgaacCAGGTGGGCCTCTtgagttcccttccagttctagattttCGGTTCTGTGGAAGATGCTAGGAAGTAGAGCCCTTCAAAAATCGCTCCTTCCTCCTGGGCTGGGCAGGATAAGATAAAGATCTTTGAGCAAGGCGACCTTGGGCTGTGTAGCAACTAAGTGCTGGGGACATACAGATATCACTGAAACAGCTTTGTGACCCTTTCTCACTATCCAGGGGAGACCCTCAAACTTATTCTCAGAGACGGGAAGGCTGAGGATCCCATTTACTATCTATTCCCAAACTTCCATGTCTGGATTCCTTTTCCCTGTTAGGAAGAGACACCAGACATGGGGTCCTCAGGATGCTGACATTCTATCAAGAGAGGAGATATTTACTTAGGTGAGTCTATAAAGACTCCTATATATAAAGACTCCTCCTATAAAGAAAATACAGTATACAAAATAAGGGGCAGTTAGTAGTGCTGGACTTGGAgctcaggaagacttgggttcaaatctgacctccaacaCTTCTAGTCTTGTGAATTTGGGGCAATCACGTGGAATAAGGGAATTCCCTTCTCCCAGGGTagttgtgatgataaaatgagatgttataaattctttttttttttagatttttcaaggcaatggggttaagtggcttgctaggtactcctgactccaaggccggtgctctatccactgcgccacctagccgcccccagagaTGTTATACATTCAAAGGCACAAATAAATTTGGGTTACAAGGTAATTTTGGGAGAGAGGGCACTACCAGAGCCTAGAGGTAAGGAAGGAGTCACAAAAATCTATCTGTAGAAGAAGAAGGTGGATCCTGAAGGAAGTTGGGGATTCAGGGAGACAGagtcttgggaaaaaaaaggttttcccATGAATAGTGACTAGCTCATTGCATGGATGGTGATGGAAGATAATTAATGTAGAAGGTAAAGAATCACAAGCAGGTTGGTTTGGTTGGATTGTAGCGTACAGGAAGGGGGGAATAATGTGTAATGAGGTTGGAAAGCTAGGTCTTTAGGAAATCAAGTGGATTCTATGAGTTTGGGATTAACATGGTCAGGTCTGACCAACTTCAGATATCCTGAATCCCTAGGCACTCTTCTCTGGACTCTTATCTCCAAGAAAATAAACCAGTTTGGCATCTTAGGGGAGCCCAATGACAAGGAATGGGAATACTGACCTTGGAAGTAGGGTTTTTCTGTTGAACTTTGTCTCAGAACtaggaaacaggttcagagaaGTGTTGGGTAAGGAAATCACAGTTGAAGTCCAAATGGGAAACACTTCCTTCAGGGAGAAGATAGGAAGGTAATCTGAGTCATGTCTGGTGTTTCTTCCCATCAGGAAAAGGAAtccaaagatggaaaaaaagtgGAGCTATCTACCATGGAGAATGGAAGTTTGGGAAGAGAGATGGTTATGGGAtcctcagtcttcctgactctaagaatAAGTATAGGAAGGTCTACGCTGGCTGGTGGAAAAACGACAAAAAAGCTGTGAGTTTGAACTGTTCCTCAGCAAGAGGAGATCTGGAGTAGGGGTTCAAGGGAAAGAGGGCTAGGGCTGCCAGACTGGGcttggggagactgcagaggctGCTGCTTTATCTGGGGAGGTTAAGGGAAAATCAACCCCGACATTAAAGGAGGAGGCACTCAAAAATCAAGGAGAAGAGGTCTGAGAGAGGGTGATAGAGGGAACCTCAGGGTCAACTCCCCTCAATATCACAGGAACCAAACCCTTATCAAACAGGAAGCAGGAGAAAAGAGAGATACAGGGAGGCAAAGTTGGCCATGGGGCTAGGTCTTCCTCCTACCCTGAAACCGGGGGAGGGCTAGGAAACCTCTCCTTCCTGCTCCCCTAAAAGGTGCCACCCACACCCTAGGTCTCTCATTTCCTGGCTTTATTTTCTAGGATGGGGGCCTTTGTTATAGCCTCTCCGGTACCGCTAGGCTTCCTACAGACTAAAAACTTCCCATGCTATTATGAATGGTAAGAAAAGGTGGAagagaggggaggctaggtggtgtagtggatagagcaccagccctggagtcagcagtacctgagttcaaatgtgacctcagacacttaacaattacctagctatgtggccttgggcaagtcacttaatcccattgccttgcaaaaacaaaaacaaaaaaccccaccaaattCTGATTCTGTGTGACCCCAGTGAGCAAGACATATAATGCCCTCttggtcttaattttctcatttctagaaTGGGAGTTATTGTTCTTTCACTAGGTCATGGACTTTAGAGGATTCTTAATTGTCGATTGAAGGGATATTGAGGTGGATTGACCCCTCTGCCTCTTGCAGGGCTATGGCATTAGATACTTTGGACCCAATGAATATTATGAAGGAGAGTGGCAAGATGGCCTTCGAGGTGGCTGGGGTCGCATGTACTATGCCAATGGAGACATCTACGAGGGCCAGTGGAGTCATGGCCAGAAAGAAGGGGAGGGCATGCTCCGCCTAAGTAAGTCACATCTAGTGAGTTCATTCTCAAAAATTATACATTTACCAAATTGTCCAACAGAAGTCAAATAAATATGTGTGCCATCTGGCAGCTCAGCATGTCCCAACAACAAAGACTATTCAAATTGGATGACAAGGGAATGTATACTCCAACATACCCAACATTCCGTGATCTCATCCATGTGAAGAACACTTTCTCCAAAGATGCAGATTCCAATTTATCCATGCCCACCCATCCTAGGCAGTTCTTATCCACATTGTCTCCTGAGTTGTACCATTGTACTAGAGGGCTTCCTTCAGGCCTCCTGCCTTTTTTTGAGGTTACCATGAAGCCCTCATGCTATCCATTGGCCATCTTTGCTTTTGCTATGTGAACAAACTACTCATCCTTTTTGAATTATAcctatatttctttgaaaacatcctttatggggtggctaagtggcgcagtagacagagcactagccctggtgtcaggaggacctgagttcaaatccagcctcagacacttaataattacctagctgtgtggccgtaggcaagtcacttaaccccatttgccttgtaaccccccccccaaaattaaaaaactcCTTTATGCCATTTAGATAAAGACTtcagttacttaatctctctgggtctcagtttcctcatctataaaattaggaagtTGCACTTGACAGTCATTTTGGTCCTTTCTAGATATAGGATGGGGGGGTCATgagcttaaaaaaatttttttggtgaTATCTAATtagcttcctttgtaatcccatgtattttatgtaCCTAaaaacaatctctctctctctctctctctctctctctctctctctctctctctctctcacacacacacacacacacacacacacacacacacaaacagacacccTAATTAAAAATTCCTGCTTAGACCTTCAATTCTATGCTCTTAATAATGCTTTTAGGGAAGCtagtgctgcagtggatagagcaccagccctggagtcaggaggacctgagttcaaatccagcctcagacacttaataattatctagctgtgtgaccttgggcaagtcacttaaccccattgcccagtcaaaaagaaaaaaaaataatgctttaaaattttgcaGAGTGCTCAATTAACCATGATCTTTGAGTCTCACAAGCCTAGGTATTACATGTATTATCACCCCTATTTTACACTTAAGAAAAGTGAGATTCTATAGTTTAGGTGACTTAGCCATATTCACACAAGTAGTGAAACAggttctttctgactcttaagtCCAACATTTTCTCCGATCCTGCGCCAgtttgtgaaattatttttattgctgagtttaaaatct
This window harbors:
- the LOC141501542 gene encoding MORN repeat-containing protein 3-like; amino-acid sequence: MPITKITKTSKPLWVEWDRKAQKEGLRHEVYAVNGDCYVGEWKDNKKHGKGIQRWKKSGAIYHGEWKFGKRDGYGILSLPDSKNKYRKVYAGWWKNDKKAGYGIRYFGPNEYYEGEWQDGLRGGWGRMYYANGDIYEGQWSHGQKEGEGMLRLSNGNRYEGFWQNGKKNGTGRFFYLDHGQLFEGFWVDDIPKCGTMIDFGRDEAPEPTQYPIPKIELLNPDQVLEDAVAPYLQGND